In the genome of Spirochaetota bacterium, the window GTATTTTACATGACATCCGCAATGCCAGTTTGTGCGTTGATACATCAAGGCCTGTTTCAACAAAGTCACTGAGTTTGCCGAATACAACAGTGCCTTCATCTGCATCAGCTTCTATTGCATCGATAATTATCACATTTTTGCAATTTGACTGGGCTATAGCAAAACAGTAGCTTTCAATAATGTCTTCAACATTGAATATCACAATATGAGGATCTTTTACTGTTGATGCCAGTGCATCAACAATGTGAAGACCCACTGCATCATCACACCTATAGTAATTCCCTACTCCCACAATGCAAGTAGTGTCTTTGAAAATATTTTGCATTGTCTGCATACAACTCATATCTGCTCACCCAGCGTCTTAATTTGGCGATAGGTATACACAGGCCCATCAGTGCACACCAGGGTCCTCCCGATGGCACAGTGCTGACACTTTCCCACGCCGCACTTCATATGCCTCTCTAACGTTGAGATTATCATATCATCTTTGATCCCACGCTGCATAAGCTCTTTGATGACAGCATTAAACATCACTGGAGGCCCACATACAAATGCCACAGTGTTTTCAACAGGTATCTCTACTTTATCAAACAGTGTTGTGATTATACCTACATTGCCCTTCCATTCAGGGGTACCATTATCAACAGTAATGAATGTTTCAAAGCCCTCAATTTTTTGCCATTGATCCAGCATATACTGGTACATCAAATCCTGTGGGGAACGTGATCCATACAGGAGCAGTATTCTGCCAAAGTCTTTCCTGTGCTGTAACACATGAACAATTGATGACCGTAACGGTATAAGGCCAATACCACCTGCCACATAGATGACATTTTTGCCTTTTATTTCTTCAAACGGGAACCCGTTGCCAAATGGCCCACGTATCCCTACCTTATCACCCACCTGCAGATCATGGAGCGCGTAAGTTACTTTACCAATTCGTCGCACAGTAATGTGAAATCGGTCGTTTTCAGGGCTTGGTGGCAGTGACACGGCAAATTCACCCGCACCAAATACAGTGCACATAATAAACTGGCCGGATTTAAACTTGAAATTGCCATCAATCTCCTTATTATCAAATCTCAAATAAAATGTTTTTACATCAACTATTTCATCTTTGATCTCTTCAATTGTGGCAATCTCAGGAACGGTTACTATTTTCTGTTCGCTCATAGCAATCACCTATTCATGAATTTCTCTTCGGATATATGTTACAACATTTGGCAACCCTATATCGCCAGGACATACCCATGCGCAACGACCGCATCCCACACATCCTGGCCGCAAATATTTCTTTGACTGTGAATATGATAACTTGCAGAAAAACCTCTTATTTCTTCTGTCCTCAATAGGCTTTCGGGGATTATGGCC includes:
- a CDS encoding hydrogenase maturation protease, whose translation is MSCMQTMQNIFKDTTCIVGVGNYYRCDDAVGLHIVDALASTVKDPHIVIFNVEDIIESYCFAIAQSNCKNVIIIDAIEADADEGTVVFGKLSDFVETGLDVSTHKLALRMSCKILETSGKDVYMLGIVIKHNDFGKGLSPIIKDKVNSIVTMVQASIMSNQKECVYEH
- a CDS encoding FAD/NAD(P)-binding protein codes for the protein MSEQKIVTVPEIATIEEIKDEIVDVKTFYLRFDNKEIDGNFKFKSGQFIMCTVFGAGEFAVSLPPSPENDRFHITVRRIGKVTYALHDLQVGDKVGIRGPFGNGFPFEEIKGKNVIYVAGGIGLIPLRSSIVHVLQHRKDFGRILLLYGSRSPQDLMYQYMLDQWQKIEGFETFITVDNGTPEWKGNVGIITTLFDKVEIPVENTVAFVCGPPVMFNAVIKELMQRGIKDDMIISTLERHMKCGVGKCQHCAIGRTLVCTDGPVYTYRQIKTLGEQI